One window from the genome of Hypanus sabinus isolate sHypSab1 chromosome 16, sHypSab1.hap1, whole genome shotgun sequence encodes:
- the slc25a42 gene encoding mitochondrial coenzyme A transporter SLC25A42 isoform X2, giving the protein MENVAEKPLESAPSQVKEVVKLIYRTYRKEGFFSLWRGNSATMVRVVPYAALQFCSHEQYKHILGTYYGSHGRPLPPVPRLLAGSLAGITATTLTYPLDLVRARMAVTPKEMYGNILHVFIRISREEGVKTLYSGFCPTMLGVIPYSGLSFFTYETCKKLHAEYTDRLQPYPHERMLFGACAGLIGQSASYPLDVVRRRMQTAGVKSHTYGGIVETMVQLVREGGLIGGLYKGLSMNWIKGPIAVGTSFTTFDLMQIVLRKYQEHYTLQR; this is encoded by the exons GAGGTTGTGAAGCTGATTTACAGAACTTACCGTAAGGAAGGCTTCTTCAGCCTGTGGCGAGGTAACTCTGCCACCATGGTTCGTGTCGTTCCTTATGCTGCACTGCAGTTCTGCTCTCACGAGCAGTACAAACACATTCTGGGAACCTACTACGGAAGCCATGGAAG ACCTCTCCCTCCTGTACCGCGGCTGCTGGCCGGGTCGTTGGCAGGAATTACTGCCACCACGCTGACCTACCCACTGGATCTAGTGCGGGCGCGAATGGCTGTCACTCCCAAGGAAAT GTATGGAAATATTCTGCATGTCTTCATCCGCATATCACGGGAAGAAGGAGTGAAGACACTGTACAGTGGGTTTTGTCCAACTATGCTCGGAGTAATCCCATACTCTGGCCTCAGCTTCTTCACCTATGAAACATGCAAAAAGCTACATGCAG AGTACACAGACAGACTGCAGCCATACCCTCACGAGCGGATGCTGTTCGGAGCCTGTGCTGGGCTCATCGGTCAGTCGGCCTCCTACCCGTTAGATGTTGTGAGAAGGAGGATGCAGACAGCAGGTGTGAAGAGCCATACATATGGTGGCATCGTGGAGACCATGGTCCAGCTCGTGAGGGAAGGTGGTCTGATCGGGGGCCTCTACAAGGGCCTCAGCATGAACTGGATAAAGGGCCCCATTGCAGTGGGCACCAGTTTCACCACTTTTGACCTCATGCAGATCGTACTTCGCAAATATCAAGAGCACTATACCTTACAGAGGTAG